A window from Salvia miltiorrhiza cultivar Shanhuang (shh) chromosome 2, IMPLAD_Smil_shh, whole genome shotgun sequence encodes these proteins:
- the LOC131010143 gene encoding beta-amyrin 6-beta-monooxygenase-like, producing MESFMPYLLSLLLLRLSLYLISFVRKKGKNLPPGCNSWLRENLSLNLIGSRFFFQHRMQKYSPAQVFKTSIFGVEAAVFCGAQGNKFLFTNETKLVSAWRTPSLRKALLPAFVANNKKNPVAIFRSYDLAKPDALRQYIPVMDAVVRRLLPERPNSVVKMLPLSNKYSFELAFKLFTDAAVPEVLEKLIEPFGLLVNGMLALPINLPGTTFSRAVKAGQVARAEVMRMVKERRKEMRETGESEGDGEGRDMLSKMLLLSDEDEEYDAMVANFVVGLVVVSYDSTASAITAVVHFLAELPHIYQQVLREQMEIAKSKGPDEPLTWEDMEKMKYSWNVARESLRLLPPAVGGFKEATTDFTYAGYTIPKGYKTYWTPHSSHMNPEYFPEPEKFDPSRFEGSGPPPYTFVPFGGGPRMCAGKDYARVAILVFMHNLVTRFRLEKVIPDEKMVFHATRAVPAHGLPIHLHPHSN from the exons ATGGAGAGCTTCATGCCatatcttctctctcttctacttcttcgcctctctctctatctcatcTCGTTTGTCCGAAAGAAGGGGAAAAACCTGCCTCCCGGCTGCAACAGTTGGCTGAGAGAAAATCTGAGTCTCAACCTAATAGGCAGCCGATTTTTTTTCCAACACAGGATGCAAAAATATTCTCCTGCTCAGGTATTCAAAACCTCCATCTTCGGAGTGGAGGCGGCGGTATTCTGCGGCGCCCAGGGCAACAAATTCCTCTTCACCAACGAGACCAAGCTGGTATCCGCGTGGCGTACTCCGTCATTGCGGAAGGCGCTGCTGCCGGCGTTCGTCGCGAACAACAAGAAGAACCCGGTAGCCATATTCCGCAGCTACGACCTGGCCAAGCCGGACGCCTTGAGGCAATACATTCCGGTTATGGACGCGGTTGTGCGTCGGCTACTGCCGGAGAGGCCTAACTCAGTGGTGAAGATGCTTCCCTTGTCCAACAAGTACTCATTTGAGCTAGCGTTTAAGCTATTTACGGATGCGGCGGTGCCGGAGGTCCTAGAAAAGTTGATAGAGCCCTTTGGTCTGTTGGTCAACGGGATGCTAGCCCTGCCTATAAACTTGCCGGGGACGACCTTCAGCCGTGCTGTTAAAGCGGGCCAAGTGGCGCGCGCTGAGGTGATGAGGATGGTGAAGGAGAGGAGAAAGGAGATGAGGGAGACGGGCGAGAGCGAAGGCGATGGCGAGGGGCGAGACATGCTTTCCAAGATGCTGCTTTTGAGTGATGAAGATGAGGAATACGATGCAATGGTTGCTAACTTCGTTGTTGGTCTTGTTGTGGTTAGCTACGATTCAACGGCATCTGCAATCACCGCTGTCGTCCATTTTCTTGCTGAGCTTCCACACATTTACCAACAGGTTCTCAGAG AGCAAATGGAGATTGCGAAATCCAAAGGCCCCGATGAGCCACTGACGTGGGAGGATATGGAGAAGATGAAGTACTCATGGAACGTTGCGCGTGAATCACTGAGGCTATTACCGCCTGCCGTAGGAGGATTCAAGGAAGCCACAACTGACTTCACATATGCTGGTTACACCATTCCCAAAGGATATAAG ACGTATTGGACACCTCATTCATCCCACATGAATCCTGAGTACTTCCCGGAGCCGGAGAAGTTTGATCCGTCGCGATTTGAGGGTAGTGGACCGCCACCTTACACGTTCGTTCCCTTCGGAGGAGGACCAAGAATGTGCGCTGGAAAAGACTATGCTAGGGTTGCAATCTTGGTGTTCATGCATAATCTGGTGACCAGATTCAGACTTGAAAAGGTCATCCCCGATGAGAAGATGGTGTTCCATGCTACTAGGGCAGTGCCGGCCCATGGTCTTCCGATTCACCTACACCCTCATTCAAATTAA